The following coding sequences are from one Eucalyptus grandis isolate ANBG69807.140 chromosome 11, ASM1654582v1, whole genome shotgun sequence window:
- the LOC104424937 gene encoding protein NUCLEAR FUSION DEFECTIVE 6, mitochondrial isoform X4, with protein MASVAARSIFRSASARSAASRVASGAAKPARSAPRAAATNRPLSHRIFRSPVEMSACAETMLPYHTATSSALMTSMLSITRRSYGWLPDGL; from the exons ATGGCCTCCGTCGCCGCCAGATCCATTTTCCGGTCGGCCTCCGCCCGCAGCGCCGCGTCGCGGGTGGCGTCCGGGGCCGCCAAACCCGCCCGGTCCGCGCCCCGCGCCGCCGCGACCAACCGGCCCCTCTCTCATCGGATTTTCAG GAGCCCCGTGGAGATGAGCGCCTGCGCGGAGACGATGCTGCCGTACCACACCGCTACTTCCTCGGCATTGATGACTTCGATGCTCTCCATCACTCGCCGCTCCTATGGATGGCTTCCCGATG gtCTGTAA
- the LOC104424937 gene encoding protein NUCLEAR FUSION DEFECTIVE 6, mitochondrial isoform X2: MASVAARSIFRSASARSAASRVASGAAKPARSAPRAAATNRPLSHRIFRSPVEMSACAETMLPYHTATSSALMTSMLSITRRSYGWLPDACNDDV, encoded by the exons ATGGCCTCCGTCGCCGCCAGATCCATTTTCCGGTCGGCCTCCGCCCGCAGCGCCGCGTCGCGGGTGGCGTCCGGGGCCGCCAAACCCGCCCGGTCCGCGCCCCGCGCCGCCGCGACCAACCGGCCCCTCTCTCATCGGATTTTCAG GAGCCCCGTGGAGATGAGCGCCTGCGCGGAGACGATGCTGCCGTACCACACCGCTACTTCCTCGGCATTGATGACTTCGATGCTCTCCATCACTCGCCGCTCCTATGGATGGCTTCCCGATG CTTGCAATGATGATGTATGA
- the LOC104424937 gene encoding protein NUCLEAR FUSION DEFECTIVE 6, mitochondrial isoform X3, translated as MASVAARSIFRSASARSAASRVASGAAKPARSAPRAAATNRPLSHRIFRSPVEMSACAETMLPYHTATSSALMTSMLSITRRSYGWLPDACNDDV; from the exons ATGGCCTCCGTCGCCGCCAGATCCATTTTCCGGTCGGCCTCCGCCCGCAGCGCCGCGTCGCGGGTGGCGTCCGGGGCCGCCAAACCCGCCCGGTCCGCGCCCCGCGCCGCCGCGACCAACCGGCCCCTCTCTCATCGGATTTTCAG GAGCCCCGTGGAGATGAGCGCCTGCGCGGAGACGATGCTGCCGTACCACACCGCTACTTCCTCGGCATTGATGACTTCGATGCTCTCCATCACTCGCCGCTCCTATGGATGGCTTCCCGATG CTTGCAATGATGACGTGTGA
- the LOC104424937 gene encoding protein NUCLEAR FUSION DEFECTIVE 6, mitochondrial isoform X1 has protein sequence MASVAARSIFRSASARSAASRVASGAAKPARSAPRAAATNRPLSHRIFRSPVEMSACAETMLPYHTATSSALMTSMLSITRRSYGWLPDGQTKTR, from the exons ATGGCCTCCGTCGCCGCCAGATCCATTTTCCGGTCGGCCTCCGCCCGCAGCGCCGCGTCGCGGGTGGCGTCCGGGGCCGCCAAACCCGCCCGGTCCGCGCCCCGCGCCGCCGCGACCAACCGGCCCCTCTCTCATCGGATTTTCAG GAGCCCCGTGGAGATGAGCGCCTGCGCGGAGACGATGCTGCCGTACCACACCGCTACTTCCTCGGCATTGATGACTTCGATGCTCTCCATCACTCGCCGCTCCTATGGATGGCTTCCCGATG GCCAAACCAAGACTAGATGA
- the LOC104424939 gene encoding nuclear cap-binding protein subunit 2, translated as MASLFKDQNKLSAYRDRKFSGTQEEFEQALLSSTTVYIGNMSFYTTEEQVYELFSRAGELKKIIMGLDKNSKTPCGFCFVLYYSREDTEDAVKYISGTILDDRPIRVDFDWGFQEGRQWGRGRSGGQVRDEYRTDYDPGRGGYGKLVQKELEAQRQLVDYGAGSLGSFPPVMPPPYGRHGGSQSHGGSYRYSRDYNRKRNREDDRRPYESSKRTSDHESSRDQDPESRLEKNPRFRESGDSDEEEDHKRRA; from the exons ATGGCGTCTCTGTTCAAG GACCAAAACAAGCTTTCGGCATACCGAGACAGAAAATTTTCTGGTACACAAGAGGAATTTGAACAAGCACTGCTGTCTTCTACCACTGTTTACATTGGGAATATGTCCTTCTACACAACTGAAGAACAAGTTTACGAGCTTTTCAGCAGAGCTGGAGAACTCAAGAAGATTATCATGGGATTGGATAAGAATAGCAAAACACCTTGTGgcttctgttttgtttt ATACTATTCTAGAGAAGATACCGAAGATGCTGTCAAATATATTAGTGGGACAATTCTTGATGACCGTCCGATCCGTGTAGATTTTGATTGGGGATTTCAGGAAGGAAGGCAATGGGGCCGTGGTCGAAGTGGTGGACAA gTACGAGATGAATATCGCACTGACTATGATCCAG GTAGAGGTGGATATGGGAAGTTGGTACAGAAAGAGTTGGAAGCGCAACGGCAGCTTGTTGACTATGGTGCTGGTTCTTTGGGCTCCTTCCCACCTGTTATGCCACCTCCTT ACGGAAGGCATGGTGGAAGCCAGAGTCATGGCGGATCATACCGTTACAGTAGAG ATTACAACCGGAAACGAAACCGAGAAGATGACCGTCGTCCATATGAATCTTCAAAGAGAACTTCAGACCATGAATCCAGCAGAGACCAAGATCCTGAGTCGAGACTG GAGAAGAATCCACGCTTCCGCGAAAGTGGTGACTCTGATGAGGAGGAGGATCATAAAAGACGAGCTTAG
- the LOC104424941 gene encoding cytochrome b561, DM13 and DOMON domain-containing protein At5g54830, with amino-acid sequence MILPKLALLPWLLFAFSFLSCRRAADPGRSCSNSSSLVGLESELRMVQHQVRGTVRVIDDCSFRVSRFDMLSGFDVHWWGAIAPDLGNMTSGYPVSDQVLNRTYKNESFTVRLRSNVSWDQIPVLAVWDLPTASDFGHVVFPNKSEMSPAPTPTPNPGDGAVRVYREPTMFENCKVLSPNYRVWWTLDVDQDVIDIGLEAAIGTQNYMAFGWANPEATSEYMNGADVAVTGFTEEGTPFADDYFITRYSECTINKDGNAKGVCPDTIYEPTDPVAVNNTALVYGHRRDGISFIRYRRKLSVVDKKYDLPVNYKDNATVIWALGLMSPPDTLRPYYLPQNHGGEESVRFGHLPLNVSERVNDCLGPLDAEDKEDQDLIIADPNMPLVVVTGEAMHYPNPPNPSKVLYINKKEAPVLRVERGVKVKFSIQAGHDVAFYITSDFLGGNATLRNTTETVYAGGPEAEGVPASPMELFWAPDRNTPDQVYYQSLYHQKMGWRVQVVDGGLADMYNNSVVLDDQQVNFYWTLSEKSISIAARGEKKSGYLAIGFGSGMVNSYAYVGWVDSNGTGRVNTYWIDGQDASSVHPTNENLTYVRCKSENGIMTMEFTRPLKPACSHSDRPECRNIVDPTTPLKVIWAMGAKWTNERLSERNMHHVTSQRPVRVLLMRGSAEAEQDLRPVLAVHGFMMFLAWGILLPGGILAARYLKHVKGDQWYKIHVYLQYSGLSIVLLALLFAVAELRGLRTNSLHVKFGFTAIFLACVQPLNAYFRPKRPANGEEVSSKRILWEYFHVIVGRLAIVAGVAALISGMKLLGARYGGENVHGLDWALVIWFLIGAVIVMYLEYHEKQRQRARIYGNGRSSWVLGNLEEDDSLDLLSPRGISGEKEAQPTGRMEVQLEPLAR; translated from the coding sequence ATGATCCTCCCCAAGCTCGCCCTCCTCCCATGGCTCCTCTtcgccttctccttcctctcctgCCGCCGCGCCGCCGATCCGGGCCGGAGCTGCTCCAACTCGAGCTCCCTCGTCGGGCTCGAATCCGAGCTCAGGATGGTCCAGCACCAGGTGCGCGGCACCGTCAGGGTGATCGACGACTGCTCCTTTAGGGTTTCCCGGTTCGACATGCTCTCCGGGTTCGACGTGCATTGGTGGGGCGCGATCGCGCCCGATTTAGGTAACATGACGTCCGGTTACCCCGTCTCCGATCAGGTCTTGAATCGGACGTACAAAAACGAGTCTTTCACCGTTCGTTTGAGGAGTAATGTTAGCTGGGATCAGATCCCGGTTCTGGCCGTGTGGGACTTGCCCACGGCGTCGGACTTTGGGCATGTGGTGTTTCCGAATAAATCGGAGATGAGCCCGGccccaaccccaaccccgaATCCTGGGGATGGGGCGGTTAGGGTTTATAGGGAGCCGACGATGTTTGAGAACTGTAAAGTGTTGTCTCCCAATTATCGTGTGTGGTGGACATTGGATGTGGATCAAGATGTTATTGATATAGGGTTAGAAGCGGCAATTGGGACGCAGAATTACATGGCTTTCGGTTGGGCAAACCCGGAAGCCACGTCTGAGTACATGAATGGAGCTGATGTGGCGGTGACGGGGTTCACGGAGGAGGGCACTCCATTCGCAGATGATTATTTTATTACGAGGTACAGTGAGTGTACAATTAATAAGGATGGAAATGCAAAGGGAGTCTGCCCTGATACGATATATGAGCCTACTGACCCCGTTGCAGTGAATAATACTGCATTGGTGTATGGACATAGAAGAGATGGTATTTCCTTCATCAGGTACCGGAGGAAGCTGAGTGTTGTTGATAAGAAGTATGATTTGCCTGTGAATTATAAAGACAATGCGACTGTGATTTGGGCATTGGGGTTGATGAGCCCACCAGATACTCTTAGGCCATATTATCTGCCTCAGAATCATGGAGGTGAGGAGTCTGTGCGATTTGGTCATTTGCCGCTAAATGTGTCCGAAAGGGTCAATGATTGTCTTGGTCCGCTGGATGCAGAGGATAAGGAGGATCAGGATTTGATTATTGCAGATCCGAACATGCCTCTTGTTGTTGTGACTGGTGAGGCAATGCATTACCCAAATCCACCAAACCCTTCAAAAGTGCTTTATATCAATAAGAAGGAGGCACCAGTGCTGCGAGTGGAAAGAGGGGTAAAGGTAAAGTTTTCAATACAAGCAGGGCATGATGTTGCATTCTATATCACTTCAGATTTTCTTGGCGGTAATGCCACTTTGAGGAATACAACAGAGACTGTGTATGCTGGAGGGCCTGAAGCTGAAGGAGTCCCTGCCAGTCCAATGGAGTTGTTTTGGGCACCTGATAGGAACACACCCGATCAAGTTTACTATCAGTCGTTGTATCATCAGAAAATGGGATGGAGAGTTCAAGTGGTTGATGGTGGTTTAGCTGATATGTACAACAACAGCGTTGTTTTGGACGATCAACAGGTAAATTTTTACTGGACTTTGTCTGAGAAATCGATATCCATTGCTGCGCGTGGGGAGAAGAAAAGTGGTTATCTTGCAATTGGATTTGGTAGTGGAATGGTGAACAGCTATGCTTATGTTGGTTGGGTTGACAGTAATGGCACGGGAAGGGTCAATACATACTGGATAGATGGGCAGGATGCATCCAGTGTGCATCcaacaaatgaaaatttgacATATGTGAGGTGCAAGTCAGAAAATGGGATTATGACAATGGAGTTCACTCGTCCACTGAAACCAGCGTGCAGTCATAGCGACAGGCCAGAATGTAGGAACATAGTCGACCCCACCACTCCTCTTAAAGTGATATGGGCGATGGGTGCTAAATGGACTAATGAGCGCTTAAGTGAGAGAAATATGCATCATGTAACCAGTCAAAGGCCTGTGCGAGTGCTACTTATGCGTGGTTCTGCTGAGGCTGAGCAGGATCTACGGCCAGTATTAGCAGTTCATGGTTTTATGATGTTTCTCGCTTGGGGTATTTTGCTCCCTGGTGGAATATTGGCTGCTAGATACCTGAAACATGTAAAAGGTGACCAATGGTACAAGATACATGTTTACTTGCAGTACTCAGGTTTATCCATTGTCTTGCTTGCCCTTCTATTTGCAGTTGCTGAGCTTCGTGGTTTACGTACGAACTCATTGCATGTAAAGTTTGGCTTCACTGCTATATTTTTGGCCTGTGTACAGCCATTAAATGCATATTTTAGACCGAAAAGACCTGCCAATGGAGAGGAGGTTTCTTCTAAAAGGATTCTTTGGGAATATTTTCATGTGATAGTTGGCAGATTGGCTATTGTTGCTGGTGTGGCTGCCCTGATAAGTGGAATGAAGCTCTTAGGAGCCAGATATGGTGGTGAAAATGTTCATGGACTTGATTGGGCTTTAGTTATCTGGTTCTTGATTGGTGCAGTGATAGTCATGTATCTGGAGTACCATGAAAAGCAGCGGCAAAGGGCGAGAATATATGGAAATGGAAGAAGTAGTTGGGTGTTGGGTAATCTGGAGGAAGATGattccttggatcttttgagcCCAAGAGGAATTTCTGGAGAAAAGGAGGCTCAACCTACTGGGAGAATGGAAGTTCAGCTAGAACCTTTGGCCAGATAG